Genomic window (Pseudothauera hydrothermalis):
CGGCATGTGGACCGCCGAAGCCCATCGGCGCACCGAAGCGCTGAGCCGAGCCGAGTGCGATGTCCGCGCCCATCTCGCCGGGCGATTTGAGCAGTAGCAGCGCCATTGGATCGCAGGCCACGGCACCGATGGCGCCTTTGGCTTTGAGCGCGGCCAGCACGGCGGTATGGTCGCGTACTTCGCCATTGACGTCCGGGTACTGTAGCAGGGCGCCGAATACGTCATGGCTGGCGGCCTCGGCAGCCGGACCCAGGATCAGCTCGAAGCCGAAATAATGCGCGCGGGTGCGCACCACGTCCAGGGTCTGCGGGAAGCAAGCCTCATCGACGAAGAAGGCGTCGGACTTGACCTTGGAAACCCGGCGCGCCATGGCCATGGCTTCTGCCGCGGCAGTGGCCTCATCCAGCAGCGAAGCGTTGGCCAGTTCCAGGCCAGTGAGATCGATCACCATTTGCTGGAAGTTGAGCAGCGCTTCCAGGCGGCCCTGGGCAATTTCGGCCTGGTAGGGCGTGTAGGCGGTGTACCAGCCGGGGTTTTCCATGACGTTACGCAGGATCACTGCCGGGGTGTGGGTGCCGTAGTAGCCCATGCCGATGAAGGATTTTTTCACCACGTTCTGCGCTGCGATGGCGGCCAGCACGGCCAGCGCCTCATGTTCCGGGCGGCCGGCGGCCAGCGGCAGCGGTTTTTCCAGACGGATTGCCGCGGGCACGGTTTGATCGATCAATGCCTCCAGGCTGGGCAGGCCGAGTGCGGCCAGCATAATGGCGATCTCGGCGGGATTGGGTCCGATATGGCGTTCTTGGAAGGCGTTACGCTGTTCCAGGCGGGCAAGCGGCGCGGTGAGAAGTTCCTGCATGGTGATTGGGGGCGTGGGTGTCGGGGCTGCGGTATGACACCGCCGGCTGGCGGTGTCGGTTGGGTGTCAGGCGTTGGCGTTCAGGCAATCTCGTCGGCGTAGCCGGCTGCATCCAGCAAGCCGTCGAGCGCGGCGTCGGCTGCCGGGCGCAGTTTGAAAAGCCAGTTACCGTAGGGGTCGGCGTTGATACATTCAGGAGCGTCTGCGGCGGCCTGGTTGGACTCGATGATCTCTCCGGCCACCGGGGCATAGATGTCGGAGGCGGCTTTGACCGATTCGATCACTGCGCAGGCTTCACCAGCCGCAACGCTGCGACCGGCCTCCGGTAATTCCAGAAAGACCACATCGCCCAGCGCCTCTTGGGCGTGGTCGGTGACGCCTACGGTCAGCGTGCCGTCGGCTTCCAGGCGAATCCATTCGTGAGAGGCGGTGTACTTGAGATCGGCGGGAATGTTGCTCATCTGCGGCTCCGGTTCGTGTAAGTGGGCGATTGGATGGATGCGGAAAATCGTGCCGGCGGCGCTCAGACCAGCGCTTTGCCGTGACGCACGAAGGGTAGTTTCACGGTGCGGGCGGGCAGCAGCTTGCCGCGCACCTCGACCTGCACCGTCTCGCCGGCCTCGGTGCCGGCCGGCAGGCGGGCAAACGCGATGGATTTTTCCAGCGTGGGCGAGAAACTGCCGCTGGTGGTCAAACCCTCGCCGCGGGCGGCGATGACCTTCATATGGGCGCGCAGCACGCCGCGCTCTTCCAGGATCAGGCCCAGAAAGGCTGCCTGAGGGCCGTGGGCTTGGATGGCGGCCCGGCCGACGAACTGGCGCGCTCCATCGCGCAGATCCACGGTCCAGGCCAGTCCGGCATCCAGCGGGCTGACGGTTTCATCCATGTCTTGCCCATAGAGGTTCATGCCCGCCTCCAAGCGCAGGGTGTCCCGTGCGCCCAAGCCGCAGGGGCGCACTCCGGCAGCGAGCAGTGCCTCCCACAGCGCCATGGCGCGTTGGGCGGGGACGGCGATTTCAATACCGTCTTCGCCGGTATAACCGGTGCGGCCGACGAACAGATCGCCCAGGCGCACCGCGCAAAAAGGGGCGGGAATGCCGTTGGCGGTATTGAGTTCGGCAATGGCTTGGGCGGCGCGGCTCAGTGCGCGGGGGCCTTGCACCGCGATCATCGCCAGGTCGCGGCGTGCATCCAGGGTGACATTGGCGCCGGTGGCGGCGATGCGTTGGCGCATCCAGGCCACATCCTTGTCGGCGGTGCCGGCATTGACCACCAGGCGATACTCGGCTTCGGACATGCGATAGACGATCAGGTCGTCGATGACGCCGCCGGCTTCGTTCAGCATACAGCTATACAAGGCTTTGCCCGGCGTCTGTAGACGCGCGA
Coding sequences:
- the gcvH gene encoding glycine cleavage system protein GcvH encodes the protein MSNIPADLKYTASHEWIRLEADGTLTVGVTDHAQEALGDVVFLELPEAGRSVAAGEACAVIESVKAASDIYAPVAGEIIESNQAAADAPECINADPYGNWLFKLRPAADAALDGLLDAAGYADEIA
- the gcvT gene encoding glycine cleavage system aminomethyltransferase GcvT, yielding MDHAPTSPARRTALYPAHLAAGARMVDFAGWEMPVNYGSQIEEHHAVRRDAGMFDVSHMLALDLSGAGATAFLRGLLANDVARLQTPGKALYSCMLNEAGGVIDDLIVYRMSEAEYRLVVNAGTADKDVAWMRQRIAATGANVTLDARRDLAMIAVQGPRALSRAAQAIAELNTANGIPAPFCAVRLGDLFVGRTGYTGEDGIEIAVPAQRAMALWEALLAAGVRPCGLGARDTLRLEAGMNLYGQDMDETVSPLDAGLAWTVDLRDGARQFVGRAAIQAHGPQAAFLGLILEERGVLRAHMKVIAARGEGLTTSGSFSPTLEKSIAFARLPAGTEAGETVQVEVRGKLLPARTVKLPFVRHGKALV